In the Dermochelys coriacea isolate rDerCor1 chromosome 23, rDerCor1.pri.v4, whole genome shotgun sequence genome, gcgggggggagaggggccaaGAAACCACGGAAGGGGAGAGGAGCCACCAAGGTGCAGCCGGGGGGAAGCGGAAACTCGAGACTGCTGCGGAGCCAGGGAGCCTTGAAACCGCCGCCGCCGAGGGGAAGGGGGTCCTGGAAACCGCCACCACCAAGATGGGGAGGCTCGAGACCGCTGCCGCTGAGGGAAAGGGGGTCCTGGAAACCGCCAAAAACAAGATGGGGAGACTCGAGACCGCTGCCGCCGAGGGAAAGGGGGTCCTGGAAACCGCCAAAACCAAGATGGGGAGACTCGAGACCGCTGCCGCGAAGGGGAAGGGGGTCCTGGAAACCAGCGCCACCAAGATGGGGAGGCGCGACACTGCGGCCACTGACGAGAAGGGAGGCCTGGAAACTGCCGACGGCCGGGAGGGGCGGAGGAAGAGGTGGGCGGAGGAGGAGTGCTCCATCATCtcggtgggggaggaggaggaggaggaggaggggggggggggccgcggcGGCCCGGCCGGCCCCGGACACGGAGCAGTACCTGGAGGCGCTGGAGGCGGTGCAGCTGGAGCTGGAGGCGGTGAACGAGCAGGCCAGCTGCGCCTTCCGCATCCTCAAGGCCAAGTTCGGCCACATGCGCCGGCCCCACCTCGAGCGCCGCAATCTCATCATCCAGAACATCCCCGGGTTCTGGGTCACCGCCGTATCCCTCTGCTGGGGGTGCCGCAGGGCAgccggggctgggtggggggcggagagctggggggggctccaggcctggagaacccaggcgtccgggcgcTGTTGTGTTTCCTTGACTTGGGCTCGCCAGTTTCTCAATCACCCCCAGCTGTCAGCTGTGATCAACGACCGGGACGAGGACACCCTGAGCTACATGACCAACCTGCAGGTGAGAGCGGGGGCTCGGCGctcggacacctgggttctctccctggctctgggaggggagtgggctccagtgggtgtggggggcggggctgggagccgcCTCCTCTCGGAGGAACCTGGGGAcccgaggggtgggggtgggggatgcgcTGTGGAAAGTCTTaggcccggactcctgggtcctttcTGCCCCTGGCAGGTGGAGGAGTTCACTCACGCCAAGTCAGGGTGCAAGATCAAGTTCTACTTCAGCGGGAACCCCTACTTCCAGAACGAGGTGATCGTCAAGGAGTTCCAGCCGGCCTCCTCTGGTACGGGACAGGGCTGCATTCGGGGGGGCACTGAGGGGGGTGCTCCCCATGCCTGCACCCtcacccctgcctctccccccgcAGGCAGGCTGGTGTCGCACTCCACCCCCATCCGCTGGTGGCGGGGCCAGGACCCCAGGGCCCACGGCCGCAAGAGCCCCGAGGTGGGGCGCAGCTTCTTCAGCTGGTTTGGGGACCACAGCTTCCCTGCAGGTGACCGAATTGCTGAGGTGAGACCCCCCAAACCCCGATCCTGCCCCCCCGGCCACCCCACCCACGTCTCACCCTCCTGCTCCGTCCCCCCAGATCATCAAGGAGGACCTCTGGCCGAACCCGTTGCAGTACTACCTGATGGGCGAGAACGGGGGCGCCGGGGACGACAGGTGAGACAGCGTCTCCTGCTGGAGGGAGCCGGGcgaggggctggggggaatcGGGGGCCGGCAGCCTGGGGAGCCAGGGACTGTGCCTTACTTTTTGGTGGCTGAGAAGTACATGCTGGGTAACCTGGGCAGGGGGGGCGCTGAGCATTGTGGGTAACCTGTGGGGTGGGCACCAGGAATTGTGGGTAACCTGGGGTGCCCGTCCCTCACACCCTGCGGTGCCCGCAGCGGGACGGAGCCCGGGGACGACTGCATGGTGATTGTGGGTAACCCGGGTGGGGGGGCGAGCATTGTGGGTAACCTGCGGGGTGGGCACCAGGAATTGTGGGTAACCCGCGGTGCCCGCAGTGGGACGGATCCCGGGGACGACTGCGTGGTGATTATGGGTAACCCAGGTGAGGGGGCCGAGCATTGTGGGTAACCTGCGGGGTGGGCACCAGGAATTGTGGATAACCCGGGCAGGGGAGGCGCTGAGCATTGTGGGTAACTTGTGGGGTGGGCACCAGGAATTGTGGGTAACCTGGGGTGCCCGTCCCTCACACCCTGCGGTGCCCGCAGCGGGACGGAGCCCGGGGACGACTGTGTGGTGATTGTgggtaacctggggggggggccgAGCATTGTAGGTAACCTGCAGGGTGGGCACCGGGAATTGTGGGTAACCCAGGTGGGGTGGGCCGAGCGTTGTAGGTAACCTGTGGGGTGGGCACCAGGAATTGTGGGTAACCCGGGGTGCCGTCCCTCACACCCTGCGGTGCCCGCAGCGGGACGGAGCCCGGGGACGACTGCGTGGTGATCGTGGATGACGAGGGGGACGAGGACGAGGTGCAGGAAATCATGGACGAGGAAGAGGATGGCGAGGAAGGTCAGTAACGGGGTCCCTGGGTAACGCCtccctggggggggctgtgtctcTGCAGCGGGCAGGGGGGTTTTatgaagggggcagggctggctgagcaggggctgtgggtcgcgGGGGACATGTGTCAGGGTTTGGGGGTGCTGATGGAGTGGGGAAGGATTGGGGGGTGCTGGTGAAGTGCAAGGCCATGGGTGGGACATGTTTTAGGATTGGGGGTGCTGGTGGAGTGGGGAAGGATTTGGGGGGTGCCGGTGGTGCAGGGAGGCTGTGGGTTGGGGGGCCATGGGTCAGGATTGGGGGGGCACCAGCAGTACCCACATCTGttccccccccctgccccccaggcagCACAGCGGAGGAGCTAATGGCAGAGGCGGCCGGCCGGGGCTCAGAGCCGGAGGAAGACGGTtgatcccctgccccccctgccccaccagcacCCGAAGATGGACCAGGCTTCCCCCCCCAGCGCCCTCTGCTGGGGCTGGACTCTGTGACTGAGCTTTGCCCCCGGACCCCCGGCCTGAGGTCGCTTCCCGCTCTGGGCTTGGAGCAATTCATTGGAGCTCTTCAGTTGAGGGCGACCGCAGTTCCCAGCCTGGCCGCTGGGGGGCAGCACTCCCCACTG is a window encoding:
- the LOC119847052 gene encoding putative testis-specific Y-encoded-like protein 3, with the protein product GGAWKPPGARGRPRPRGTWKLLPRGWRPLLGRGAWKLPSGAAWTPLAAGGGAPRLPAGGRGAKKPRKGRGATKVQPGGSGNSRLLRSQGALKPPPPRGRGSWKPPPPRWGGSRPLPLRERGSWKPPKTRWGDSRPLPPRERGSWKPPKPRWGDSRPLPRRGRGSWKPAPPRWGGATLRPLTRREAWKLPTAGRGGGRGGRRRSAPSSRWGRRRRRRRGGGAAAARPAPDTEQYLEALEAVQLELEAVNEQASCAFRILKAKFGHMRRPHLERRNLIIQNIPGFWVTAFLNHPQLSAVINDRDEDTLSYMTNLQVEEFTHAKSGCKIKFYFSGNPYFQNEVIVKEFQPASSGRLVSHSTPIRWWRGQDPRAHGRKSPEVGRSFFSWFGDHSFPAGDRIAEIIKEDLWPNPLQYYLMGENGGAGDDSGTEPGDDCVVIVDDEGDEDEVQEIMDEEEDGEEGSTAEELMAEAAGRGSEPEEDG